The following coding sequences lie in one Pontibacter sp. G13 genomic window:
- a CDS encoding YccF domain-containing protein: protein MKFLGNLIWFIFGGIFVALEYVVASIPFFLSIIGIPFGIQALKMASLALWPFGKKIVERETQSGCLFTLMNIIWFFIGGIWIWLTHLLFGLLFAITIIGIPFANQHFKLAKLAFSPFGKEIRD, encoded by the coding sequence ATGAAATTTCTCGGCAATCTGATTTGGTTCATTTTCGGCGGCATTTTCGTGGCGCTTGAATATGTTGTGGCAAGTATTCCTTTCTTCTTGTCCATTATCGGAATTCCGTTTGGTATTCAGGCCCTCAAAATGGCCTCCCTTGCCCTTTGGCCATTTGGCAAGAAAATCGTGGAGCGCGAAACCCAGTCTGGCTGCCTGTTCACTTTGATGAATATCATCTGGTTTTTCATCGGAGGGATCTGGATTTGGCTGACGCATCTCTTGTTCGGCCTTTTGTTTGCCATTACCATCATCGGTATCCCGTTTGCCAATCAGCACTTCAAACTTGCGAAACTGGCATTTTCTCCCTTTGGCAAAGAGATCAGAGACTAG